AGGGAAAAAATAGGGCCTCGAGAAGCCTTAGAAAACTCACTGATGTCTTAGCTGTCTCAAAGATTAAGGAGCTACAAAGCCTACGAAGAACGCTCATGACATGGCGTGAGGAGATCTTAAATTATTTTGAGAATCGTATTACAAATGCGAGAACTGAAGGATATAACAATGTCTGTAAACAGCTCCAGAAGAGGGCTTACGGATATAGAAACTTTAATAACTATAGATTGAAAGTATTGAATGTCTGTTGTTAAGGGCTTGAGTGCAGAGCGTTCCACCATTAAGGGAGTAGAACCTAATTTAAGCTATGATTTAGCAGAGGCCTTTCATTTAGATTTCACTTTTGAAAAATTAATTCCCATTAAACCGGTTTATCTTCATTGAGGCTAAAGGATCTATTTATAAAATCATATAAAGATTTGATATTAACTACTGTAGGGAATGTTGTTCTGAGCCCGTAAATAATCAAATTTTAGATAAAAAAAAGCCGCTCTATAAATAAAGCGGCTTTTTTATGGTGCCCCGGGGGGGACTTGAACCCCCACGGCCGTGAAGCCCCGGGATTTTAAATCCCGTATGTCTACCATTTCATCACCAGGGCAAAATTTGGTTTAGTCAGATTACCAGAGTATTTCAAAATGTCTAGACCTCAAAACAAAAAAATCTCTTATCATTGATTGGCTTGCCTACTGTGCTAAAATTTAAGACAATATATTCTTTACGAGGAATAAAATAAAATGAAGTATCATTTGCTTATATTATTGGTTCTATTATTTAGTGGTTGCGCCAAGAAAACAAAAGTGACCCCTCCTGTTGAAGCTAAGGCCTCATGGCTTAAGACTAATACGCTATACAATCATAAGAGTGTCCATGGTGATTATCTAATTCACCCTTTCTTTGACCTCGTTCCTTTTGCTTCAAAGGAAGACAACTCTATAAATTTTGTCATGACGATGCCGGTCGGATCTAATAATAAATACGCCATTGATCTGCGCTCAGGAATGCTCTATCGCAAGCATCACAACTGTAGTCAAACAGATGTGTGGAAGAAGTATGGGGGAGACTTGTCTCGTCCTCCATTTACAGAGGGATTTGTTCCAAGATTGCTCGATCAGTTAGGCGCTCCGCAGAAAATTATTGTCTTTGGAAAGCGTAGATATTTTAATGAATTTCAACTTACACCGACTCGTTCTCAAAGGGTTAGAGTTGTTGGTGCTGTTTTGCAGCAGTACTGCGAAGATTTCCCATGTCGAGGTCGAAATAAGTGGCTCTCTAAGCTTGTTCTCATTGCAGTTAATCAAAATGATCCAAGCTATAAGAAAATTACTCATATCAATCAACTTCGAAAAACTCTCGATTGGAATTATATAAAGGCCTATATTGAAAATAGTGATGGAAGGCAAATCTCAAAGAGCGATGAGGTTCCAAGCTATAGAGTGATAGGTAATATTGGTCCTAAAGAGGCCTTGGTTAATGGACTTTCAAGAGGTCATCTCTTTCAATATGAACAATTAAGTGGCCTTAGAAAGAACTGTCATAAGCTCTATGACTTTTTGTGGAAGAGCTCTGAGCTCATTAGAAGTTCTAAATTAGATGTAAAAAAGAACTCAAAAATTTATAGCGAGTCTGTTTACGATAAAAAAGATACATTTACTGGAAATGTTATTAGTGCTGAGATCAATAAGTCATCTAAAGATAATGGACTCAGTGACGCAGAGAACTTCAAAGACTTTGCTATTTACTTTAAATCATTTCATGCCAATTACAAAAGTCGCTACTTAACTTGTCAAAAGTTTGTTCGAGACACTAGTATTAATGCTAACCCGAGAAGAATGTGGTTTTTTTCATATCTTAGTTCATTTCTCTATGCCGAAGATCTAGGACATGTTTATTCTTGCTCTAGACAGGCATGGATCGAAAACCCTATCCAAGTTTCAGGTAAGCGTATGTTCTCTGCTGAGAATCACCTGCGTAACTGTACCGCTCGTGAGCTAGATCGGGCCTTCGACATGAGCGTTACTCTATTTGCGGGTCTTTCTAGGTCTTCTAGGGCCCACTACCGCTATATTGAATATGATGAAGGTAATGGTGCGAGTCATCAGAAGCTTTATTCATGGGTCTTTAATAATGGAAGTGAGTACTCTTGTGATAAAGAGCGCGTAAAGAATCTCTCAATTTTTCCACGAGATATTAATTGGGAGAGTTTTGGCGCAACAGGTAAGAGAAAGAGAACTGATATTATTGAATAGATCAGTTTACAACCTCAAAGTAACTTCCTAAAATAAAAGAAACTTTTTATGAGGAGCTCTCTAATGAGAGACAATATTCCCACCTTTTTTGATACAC
Above is a genomic segment from Halobacteriovorax sp. HLS containing:
- a CDS encoding transposase → GKNRASRSLRKLTDVLAVSKIKELQSLRRTLMTWREEILNYFENRITNARTEGYNNVCKQLQKRAYGYRNFNNYRLKVLNVCC